The window ACGGGAGACGAGCTAAGTGTGACTGAATACATACAGAAGCTAGAAGAGGGGCGGCTGGGTCTGCTGGGCCATCACGCACCCtgtccccactccccacaacACAGGACACCAAGGAAGCCACACTCGGGTCCTGCGACCTCATGCTGCTAACGATGGCAGGAGAAAGACATGTACCTTTGGGTGGTTCTAAACACAGCCACTGGGAAACTGACGCCAGTCTTATCTGCAGAGCCGACTGCCGAGAGCGGGTTCCCTGGAGACACTGAAACGGGAGACAGAATTAGCGTCCACAAATTCTGATGCAGCCTCTTCTCACAGTGGAAGTTCCAGGCTGGAAAGGACCAGGATTCGAGAGGAGGCATAAACCTGAGGCCTTACCTGCtttatctcattaaaaatatGATTCCATGTGACTCCCTGATGGTCTAGGTGTTCAGACTTTGCATTCCAATGCAGGCagtgcgagttcaatccctggttggggagctaagatttgtggccaaaaaacccaaCTATAAActacagaagcaatattgtaaccaattcaaaaaagactttaaaaccaATACacgtcaaaaaaaaaatcttaaaaacaaatatgATTCAAGCAGGAGAAACAGAAACTACATTCAGTGCAGAAATACATGAAGAATTTTTATAGCTGTAGCTATCaaaaaaaatactgcaaagtAATCACTTCCTGCCTGAGGCAATTTTTGTCACTGAAGCTattaaaacaaacattaataaTCCTTTAAAACAAACATTATTCTAACATCAAAatcatgtgaaatttaaaaaccaaagggTATTATGATTTATCTTTGATCAACCACAGGTTAGCAGTTTTGTTAggaaagcaaacattttctgcCTGCTAACTTgccccagttgtgtctgattctttgcaaccctatgaactgtagcccgccaagctcctctgtccatgggattctccaagcaagaatacaggagtgggttcatatttccttctctaggggatctttctgacccagggattgaacccacatctcttatgtctcctgtactggcaggcagcaccacctgagaaaccctgtattttcttgagttctcaaaaaggaaaatgacagtTTTTATTACCATAAGCTATTAACAATACTTAACATCAGTTAAAGACAGGATGAAAGACAATTTTGGTTTCTCACTATCATAGGTCAAAAGCCATTATAGGAAAAACGAGCACAACAGACGCCATCACAGTAAAAAAACCAGCTCTAAGCACAGTCACTTAGTATTAACTGTAGCCAAAAAAACCTCAaccaggacttgcctggtggtcccctggttaagagtccacctgccaatgcaggggacacagtttcgatccctggtccagaaagattccacatgccaaaggGCAAATAAGCCTGTGGACAGCTACTGAGACctggctctagagcccatgctctgaaacaagagaagccactgcaatgagatgcccttgcaccacaactagacagtagccccctgcacagccatgaagacccagcagagccaacagaaataaatacttttttaaaaactgttttaaatgttgatgcagggcagaaaccaacacattattgtaaagcaattatcttccaattaaaaataaacaaaattcttttttaaaagggtcTGTTaacaaatggtttaaaaaaacacCCCAACCAAAGATTTGGATTGTTCACACATCCTTATCAGAGGCCACAGAGCACTAAAAATTCAGGTAAGCCATGAGAATGATACTGAAATCCGGGAAAACCGTAAACAAGGGGCTCAGGAAGGAGACACAGCAGTAATGGTGATGAGGCTCCTGGAGCCTTTGCTCCATGAGTGTCCCCTCCCCACACATAGCAAGTCACCATGCACAAGGGGACCAGAACGTAATGTCACAAAGGCTGTCACCGTGAGGGAAGGCCTAGACAAAGGCCCACAGAAGAAGATAGTCCTGGGCCCCTCTGCTCCTCGAGGCCCTCCCGTGTGGGGTGGAAAACGCAGAAGTCCGGAGAGGATGGCGAGGGCCTGAGGTAAGGTGACTGGGAGCCAGTGGTATGTGATGAGTGCTCTGGCACCCAGCCCCCAGGGTTTCCCCAGCAGCTCCCCAGAGAGGGAGCTGGGGCTCCTAGAAGTGTTAGGAGGTCTCCAGCCCTAGAAAGACAAAGTATGATCTTCAGGCCTTCAAATCTTGAGAAACATCCTACTCCTTTATTTCACGACTTAGTGTTCTGATTTGCTTAGGGGACCACAGTAGGTCAGATGCAGCTCTCCAAGACAGGGGCCTACCACCCATTCTTGGTGTCTGGATATACAAAGCCAGCATGTGAAGCTGTGCACAGCAGTCTTCCCGTAACGGGCAAAGTGCCACTGTCCTTTCTTTGTCAGGTCATGAGTCAGGTGACTCCGGCCTGTGTCTCAGATGCACACAGATGCAGCCCCAGCAGGCGCTTGCAAATCTGCTGGCAGTTCCTGCTCAAGCCTCACATCCTTCAGGAGTCAATTACCCCACCTCTCATAGGGTGGCACTCATCCTCCTCCACCCTTCTCTTCACTGTCTACTCCCTCtgttctgtttccttctccttcaTACCTCCTAACACGTTACCTACATGTTGTCGTCTGGTTCTCCTTCTGGAGTGGAATGGACAATGTAGGAAGCTCAGTCAATGAAAACGTAACTGCGAGAAGCATCTAAAACATAAGCTTCCCCTTGAGGAGTGCTGACTGCTCCGgcacttcttttaaaaagaaggcaaCTGTGACTTCATCCCCAGACTACCCACGCCCGGTCTAAGCCTTCAAGTCCCTCAAAGGAGAGCGCACATCTGTTCCAGATGAGATGCCATGGCTAATAGACTCCATAGAGGAACAGCTCTGTCTGGGAAGGAACTCAAAAATTATCCAACTTCCTCCTTTCCTAACTAAAACCACTGAGCTCCATGGAAGTCAGTGCCTCATGACATACCTGTGTTGCACCCCTTAATCACTGCATTCCATCCAGCTAACAACTTGAACAGTTCCCTGCAATGCTGAGTTGCCACGTGGCCACAGATGAAGGGCTCTCCTTTCACTGATATTGCCAAAAACAATCAAACTGACAGTGCACCGTCCCCAAAATGAAGAGCTAAGAAGTAAAAGTTCACTCCTGGAAACAGGACAGAAAACAAATGCATGGGcccccttcttcctctttcaaTACTGTCTGAAACCAAGACAGCTTTCTCTGACCAGAATCCAGAGGCTCCACATCAGTCCGCCACAAAAGAAATCAATGTGATCACTGTCCCCCTGGGATgctcaatacaaaaataaaccttaaaatatgGTCTACTTCAGAGAATCTAACCCAGAGGAAGGCGTACAATACAGAGGTATCTAAAAGCGGAGATCCGACTAGCTATGCTCTAGCGTCTCCTCTCCTATAGAACAGGGTTTAGTGCAGCGCCTACCTGCCGGACGGGTATAAGACTTAAATGAGACAGTCCCTGTAAAGTCATCAGCGTGAAACCCCTCAAACAACGTTAGCTATGATTACAGTGTAGAACTGGGCTCGACGAATGCTGTCTGAATCAAAAACACGTAACACTTTATAAAACTGTATCATGACGGAGAACAACCCTGTGACACTGAGCAGAAGTGGTATCACCTCTGAGCCCAGGAGGCTACCCCCTCGCAGTCGGAGCGAGAGTCGGAGAAGATAAGGTAGGCTCACAGCCGAACAAGGGCAATTCGCTCAATGCGGCTCTTGGGAGCGGGGAACAGGTCTGCAGGGGCAGTGGGCGGGGCACTGAGAGGTTGAGGGAACTTTCAAAGAAAAGGGCGTAAGAGGCCACAGGAAGGAAAGCAGATGGAGACCTGTTCGGGCCAGCGGCAGCCGCCTCAGCCGCTGGGAAGGGCTGGAGCCCCGGGGCCAGCCAGCTGGCCGGAACTGTGGTCGCCGCCGATGCGCCTCCGCTTCTGGGGCTCGGGTTCGCGCACCTGGTTACCTCACCCGCTCCCCGCGCCGGCGGCGCACGTGGATGGCGTCACCGCGGCGTCGAGAGCGACCACCGCCCGCTGGAACCGGCCGGCTGCGCCTCCCCGCTCACCTGCTGAGCGGTTCCGAGCGCCCTCACGCCTGCCCCGAACGTCCTGCCCCCTCGTGGGCCAAGGCCGCACCGCCACAGCACGGCGAGCGGCCCCGCCACCGCCCTGCTGCCGGCCGCCGCCACCAGCCGCTGCGACATTCCCCCTCAGACCTCGCGCCGTTGCGGCGCGCGCACGCGCAGTGCGGCGGCGAGTAGGTCATAGGGCACCACACCTCCAGCGTACCTCGGGATCTCGCGCATGCGCGGTGAGGCCAAGGCGCTTATGTGGGGACCTCGCCTCAGGTGTCTGCTGTCCGGCCTGACTCGGACCTGAACGTTAGCGCCACCTGCACTACGGTGGCAGACGCGGGCGAGGTGCTGAGGAGACAGCCTTTAGACTTACTTTAAATCAGGAGTCCTCCTTGGGAAGCGGCGTACACCGCCCCGCCCTGTCCGCCGGCTCCTTGTGGTCCAGGTACAGCGCTGGGAACCGGTTACTAAGGAACCGAAGACCCCCGGGCGGCGTGTGCTGTGCGGTATTACCGCCCCTCACGgagttttgttttctgcatcaCGGAAACCCAGTCCTGCTGTCCAGGGATTTGGCCGCTCTGATCGACTCCCTGGAACCCAGAAGGAACCGGCCCTGTCCTGGGCTGTGTCGTGGGCCGGCCTGTGCTGACCCGGTCACATCCCCCGTGTCGTCATCCTGCGCCTCCGGGAAGCCCCCCTTTCTCTTCCCCAAATTCTGCGAGGGGGCGTGGAGTAACCATAGGCTTTCTCGCCCTGAGACTGCTGTGGTTAGTACATACCGGCGGCAAAGATGCCTGGGAAAAGGTCCCTAAACGCCGCAGTCATCCGGAGTGCCAAAAGGGAACGGAAAGCAATCACCCTCGACGTGAAGTTAGAAGTGTTAAGACGGTTTGAAGTGGGTGAGAAGCTCAGCCAGATCGCAAAGGCCTTAGGCCTTGCTGTCTCTACAGTGGCGACCATCAGAGATAATAAAGACAAAATCAAAGCGAGTTCACAAATAGCCACTCCTTTGAGAGCCTCCCGGTTGACTCGTTACCGAAGTGCAGTCATGGAGACCATGGAGCGGTTGTTGCGTGTGTGGCTCGAAGACCAGAGCCAGCGAAACGTGCCCCTGAGTGTCACCATTATTCAGAAGAAGGCCAAGAGTTTGTTTGATGACTTACAGCGTGAGCAAGGTGAAAGCTCTCAAACAGAAAAGTTTACTGCAAGTAAAGGGTGGTTTGTGAGATTCAAGGAACGCCACTGTTTGCCCCACTTCAAGATGAACATCTCAGCTCCTGCCAAGGAGGATGAATATCCAGAAATACTGAAGAGCATCATTCAGGAAGGTGAGTACACCCCCCAGCAAGTTTTTAATGTGGATGAGACAGGTCTTTATTGGAAAAGAATGCCTGAAAGAACATTTCTTTCTGTAGAAGAGAGAGCTGAGCCAGGATTTAAATCATCCAAAGATCGCTTGATGCTGCTTCTTGGTGGCAACGCAGCTGGGGACTTCAAGTTGAAACCCCTATTGGTGTACCACTCAGAAAACCCCAAGGCTCTGAAGGGGTACTCCAAGCCCAATCTGCCCGTGATTTGGCGCTCAAGCAGAAAGGCCTGGGCAACCAGGAGCATCTTTCATGAATGGTTCACGTACTTTTTTTGCCCTGCCATTGAGAAATACTGTGCCCAAAACAACCTGACCAACAAAGCCCTGCTCATCTTAGACAAGGCACCATGCCACCCAGTCAATCTGAGTGATCTGTCTGATAATGTAAGAGTGGAATATCTTCATGACAGCACAGCTGACTCGATCCAGCCCATGGGTCAAGGTGTAGCCTCTGCCTTCAGAGCTCATTACCTAAGAAGGACTTTTGAGCACATCCTAGAAGCAACAGATGGGGAGGATACAGCAGAGATCAGGGAGTTCTGGAGAAACTACAGCATTGTGGACGCTGTGGACAACATCGCAGTAGCCTGGGGGGAGCTCACACCAGCAACAATGAACAGTGTGTGGAAGAAGATTTGGCCTGAGTGTGTTCAGTTCCAGAGTGCTTCCCAAACAGATGGCATTGCACAGCTTCAACAAGATATTGTGATCCTTGCCAAGAGTGTGGCTGTTGGAGAGGTGGGAGAAGCTGATGTGGACCAGCTGCTGCAGTCCCACGATGAGGGTCTCTCAAATGAGGAGCTGATGCAGCTAGAGCAGGAGCccgcaggagaggaggaggagggtgaagAGGCTGCCCCTGCCCTGCGCCAACTAACCACACGGGAGCTGTCAGCAGCCTTCTCACATTTTGAGACCGGCTTGCAGGTCCTTACCAGTAACAGCCCTGATGCCACGTGGAAACTGCAAGTTTCAAGAGCAATCAATGATGCAATAAGCTGCTACAGGGAGCTGTACAGTGAGAAGGAGCGGCGCTCCAAACAGCTCTCCTAGGCAACCTCGGTACACAACACACTCCATGGCAGGAAGACCAGACACAACGGGCAACCTCCTGGGTGACACCTGGCCAAGTCTCGGCTTCCAGATGTTTAACATCCTTGAAAACCCTGCTTCTGGTACGTTCATTGTGACACTAAAGAGCATCACATCTTGTTACTGAAACTGTGCTTAAATATGTGctttaagaagactgaaagaaAATCCAGGAAGAGTTATTTAAAACACACAATGAGGAGACCAGCCCTGCTAGACATTGAAACACACTATAAAACCTGTGATTGAATCAAAGAGGTACTCAAACATGTAGAATACAATAGAGAGTCCAGAAGTAGATACAGataggtgtgtttttttttaatagtgcagGACAGCTAGATAAAATTTGGCAAAAGCTAGTTAGTTCACACCTCACAGCATacacaggaataaacaaacagacGAGGGATTTGAATGTAAAAGCTGAAACAATACAGGTGCTACACAACCCATGGATATATGCCTCTTCCCCATGGGtgatcaggaagatcttctgtAACTCAAAGTCCAGATGAAATTTAAGATTAATCAATTTGATGatatgaaaatgtaataaaaacttTTCCATGAGGATAAAACACTACAGAGTCAAAGGCAAACAACACACTGGAAGAAAATTTCTCACAGATAATGGGTTAATATCTCTGATATGTGAAGAACTCTTAAAGAttgagaagaaaatacaaaaacccCATAGAAAAGTAAACAGAAGATATAATTCATAAGCAAGTAAATTAGCTCTTCAAACATAAGAGAAGTGCAGATGAAACAACACTCATACCATTTCTCATTATTCAGATCAGCAATAATCAAAAGTATGGCTACACACCACTGGTTAGGCTGTGGGGTCACAGGCACCCTcgttcactgctggtgggaacacaAACTTGTACATCCCTTACAGAGGAGCATCAAGCactaatacaaaatatatttattttgatttaacaATCCCACTTTTAGGAGGATACATTtccaacaaaagaaaatacagatgcaTGAATTTTGTTGCAGCCTTGTTTGCAACTGCAAAACCTAGGAAATAGCCTGAAGAGTCTCATGATGTAAAAAGTCAAATATGAAATGGCGCTTGCACACAATGGAGAGTTAGACAGTTGTAAGTGATGATAACTACAATAATAAGAGAACAAGGAAGAACTCAACTGATGTGGAGTGGTTTCCAAGATATattgttaagagaaaaaaagcaacatcAGGAGTAAAGTATGCTACCTTTTGTGGAAGGAAGACAGGGAAGTGAGAAAATATGCATACATTGTACTCATTTGTACAGTAAGAAACAAAGGTGGGAGAAATCAGACTAAAGAGATTGGTTCCAGGGGTGGGATGAGATGTAACTTTTGTACCTTTTGTGAAGTTCTGACTTTGGGGACCATGTTAATATACTGcacaaacaaaagtaaacaaggaTGGGAAAATAAAGCAGTGGACTACCTGAACAGAACCATATTTCACAGGAACTGCACAGCCACAATGAAGAAGCAAAAGCAAGTACTTTTTGACTGTATGCCCTCAGGCTATAGACACATATTAAAGGCTCATGAGTAGCCTTGTTTCTCACCAGCATAAGTGAGCAGTCCCAAAGGTGCTTTCTATGCACTGTCGGACTGAGCAAATACGTGTACTCTGGATAAgggagccagctttttcactcactgtcgagcaaggaaataataaacatgaaaaagggaaagaatgacTCGTGTTGTTTTGAAATTGGAAGTTTCACTGTGAACTCATGGTTTTTAATGCTTACAGAccagaaaagaaatagataagGAGTACTATTTCCACACTACTGAAAGGACCTATGGGCAGTGATCAGCCCAGAAGTGAGCACACCCAACTATCACGTCCGCCCTCCACCAGAAGGTTCCAGGGCTCCTCAGAGAAATGACTGGTGTCAGGGCTGGGACTGGGGCAATTACTAACTAAGCCTAGAACACTTTCTTGTGCTAGAAAGTAAGAAAGTGCCTAAAGAGTGCCAGGAAGATGTCAGTCAGCTGACAGACCAGTGGACCAGAGCATTTTGAGTAGGACAGATGACAAACTGGACCCAGTGTCACTTCTGTGGAATTCCCACCAAAAGGGCAAAGCCCAAGTCCAGTCGGAAAAACCCTCACTGAAGGAAAGTCTTCAGAATAATTTATCTGTGATTTTCTGTGTCAGAGTCCTGAACCCTTCCAGATTAAAGGCTAAAATGACATggcaactaagtgactgaatctGAACACAGCTTGCTGTAGGCTTTATGGTCAGCATCCATGTGAGCATCCTGATGTCAGTGACCACACCGTAGTTGTGGGAGGCATGTCCTTGCTGGGGTAACACAGGAGCACTTAGAGGCAAAGGGGCATCATCTGCAACTTCCACCAGATGGTTCAAAAGAAGGTGTGTGGAGAAAGAGTCAGGCAAATGGGGAAAATGTTAACATTCACGGAATCCAGGAGATGGGTACCTGGGAATGTGTTTGCAGCACTTCTGTAAACCTACAGctgttaaaatttaaagtttaagaaaaactCATCCTCATACCTGAAGTGGGTGGGTGGAGACTGCATGCTCCCTCTGATACCAAAGTGTGGCTTTAGTTGTTTGAAGTGGAGGCACCAGCGTGGGCCCACAGACAGCCCACAcacacccttcccccacccccggcctTGTGTAGCACACCCCTGATGTTTCTTTGAGATCATCCTCAAAACCAGAGAGAAATGTACATACACACAGGTTTGAATGTCATTTGGGAGGGGCTTTTGGGTTCTCCTGAGCTCCAAGGGCCCTTTCAGTGAGTCAAACTTGAAGACCAGAGGGGCTTCTGGGAGCTAGACCTGGGACCGGCACTGCTTACATTGAGTTAACATGACAGTCTTCCCTCTGGGAGGACTCAGGAGAGAAGACGTAAGTTCTGTTACAGAGCCAGGCTGGGCCCAGCACTTCCTGGAACCCAAACAACCCCAGAGGGTGTGCTTTAGCACAGCCTAGAGGTGTCAGCACACTGATGCCAAGGTCAGGTGCCCAGTTTACACTTGACCATGTGGGAGGGGGCCTGTGGGCTCTGAGTAACCCTGCAGCAAACCCCTCCCCGTCCCCAGCGCCCAGCCCACAGCTCTCCTGGGAGGCCTGCCCATGCTAACTGGTTCCTCAGTGGGTTCTGGCTACTGTTGGTCTCAGAAAGACCTACACATGATTCTGTTTCAAGAATCTGTCACCCAGAAGGGGGATGAGAAGACGACATGATGTGggaggaagtttaaaaaaaagagccaaCCTTGCCCAACAAATGGCTACTGACATTTCTTATGGACACAGTGACTGCAACTGGAATAACACAGTGCTAATTACACAGTCCATTTGGGAGAAGCCAGGATCCCTGGGACAGAAATGCGATGCTGCGGTGAGATGTACAGATTGGAGGTGTAGGAAGAGGGCACTTAGCCTTTAACCCCCTAGACCCAAGAATGGGAAGCAGGGTGGCCCCATGTGAACCAATCCCCCACAGTGACATGCTGAATAGCCCAGCACAGTCAGAGGGTGGCCTAAAGCCCCTGGGCAGGGCTTCCCTAGGGTGCAGAGGGGCAAGGAGGGGTTGGCACTGTCCTTACCCACCCCCCACATTGGCTCAGCTGGCCTCCCTGTTGGCCAAGCCTCTCCTTGCGCTTCCCAGTAAAAGGTGATGGATGTCCAGGTGACTGCCTCCTGCCCACCAGCCGCCACATGTGTGTGTCAGCCCCAGATGTCAACAGCCAAGCACAGTCCAGGGCAAGGAGAAGGCCAGCAAGGCCAGGGCAGCCTTCCCCTGGATGGTCCCCACAAATGCATCTTCCCCACTGGGTCAGTCCTCCATGCCTGGCTCCCTCTGCCCACTGATGGCAGGACCTCCCACACCCCATGAGTCCTGCCTGGTGCTCCCCCGAGCAAGTATTTCTAGTGCctgatctcagttccccaaacaGAAGGCCCTGGTTGGGGGGTCTCCGAGTGATTCGGAGCCCTCCATAGGCACACTCAGTCCAGGTCTCCTGTCCCCTAGCCCTCTCACCTATCCTTGACCTGCCAGGGGCACGGTCCTGCCGGATACCTGGAAGCACACATCCtcgctggatgaagcaccagagTGAGCTGGGCTGGGCCAAGGCAGGGGCGGTTAGGAGGTGAGATCTCCACGGCAGCCAGTAGCCCCTGGAATGGTCCTGCCGGCGGAGGCCCCAGAGAGagaacctgggggtgggggcagggccctCAGGAGATAATGATGAACACAGCCCCAGCCAGGGGCAACCAGGGGACCTCAAAGAGGCAAGGAGCTGTGGGAGGGGCCTCCAAGTAGAACCCATACCATCCACCACAGGTAAAAGTCAGGCTAAGACTGCATCCTCAGTCTTGTCAGCACTCCCCGGAAGGCTTCCAGGATTTCCGGGGTAGCCAGGGCCCAGCAGCCTTGGTCCCAAGGTGGGCAGGGTAGGGTGGGGGGGCTCTTGACCAAAGGGGAGGTGAGGGATGCTCCCCCCACCTGACCCTCAAAGCTCTGCAGTGAAGGAAGGGTGCACGTCCTGGTCCTCACAGCAGCCCACCCAAAAAACAGCCGCCCCAAGCCCCAACACACGCCAGGGGACGATGGTCCTGGTGGTGCTGGCTCAGCAGTAGGGGGGTCCAGGGGCCGGACTCTAGGTCTCCAGAGTACAGGAAACACCTTCACTGTGGCAACGACCAGCAGGACAGACAGGCCTAGAAGAGCTTCCATTGCTCAGGCGTCTAGGTCTGGACCAGGCTCCCGGAAGAGCGACTGCTTCCGCAGGGTGAGGCGCGCACACCTAGGGCACGTGGTGGAATTGTCGTAGTAGCAGTCCCTGGGGGAGACAGGAATGGCCGTGAAGAGGGGGCTCCACAAGTAGAATTGTAACCCTGAGTCTTCACAATACTCCTTGAACAGACAGGAGCCTGCAGCAGTCTCACCCAGGTATGCTGGCCAGGCCTGTATCCCATTCCTCCATACAGACACCCCAAGGGGCCACACCTATCACCTGGTACACTCTGACCCTCTTAGTGACTCCCCTCCCTGACCTGTTCCCACTACCGTGTaaagcaccccccgcccccccaccaagGGCTCTATGGAGGTGCACACGGTCCCCATAGCAGCTTAAATTTTTGAAGGGGGCACAGCAACATTTGACAGGATACCACACAAACTGCCAGCTCAAAGGAGCTCAGAGTTTCAACAACACTCTCTGCTACAGTCCTCACTGAGACCGCAGTCCAGCTCTGCTGACCTATGAGGTTGCGGGTCACTCTGAGAAACAGCAAGTGCCAGGAAAATCCAATGTGGACAGAAACAGGATGGTGGGGTCCCATCTGAGCCTAGTGTGACAAGCCGTGTGGGCTCCATAGGCATAAGCCTACTGGTAAGTGTACTTAAAGAGTTCAAATATCTTCTTCCCACTTCTGTGTATCATTCTTCCAAACACCCACAAGTCTTTAGGACATAAATGCTTCCATTGTTGAAcctaagtacttaataaataaaactgttggGTATTTCTTGTGGCCTAGggatgtttgaaaaaaaaaatcataaaaactaGAGAGCTTAGGAAGCTTCAGCCTCAGTAAACCAAAGtcccaggaagaaaggaaggagctgGACATGGGGACCTGGGCTGCGCACCTTCCCCAGGCCCTGGGGGCTTCTCCCCAGTGGAACTACAGCTGAGTCTCGCACATCAGAGTCTAAATTCACACCTCAGGATCCAGGCACAAGGATTTGAAACCAGGTAGCAAAGGTCaagccccagcctctccccacccGACACTCCCAGCACCTGTCTCTCCCACGCCTGTCATCTACCGTCTACGGAGGCAGTCGCTCACACAGACCTGTGGAAGACAGCAGAGCAGTCGGCGCACACGGACGTGTGGCTGTCGAAGGGGAATAGCACGTCACCCTCCCGGCAGAGCTCACACACAAAGCCCTTGGCCTGGCACCGCTGCAGGCAAGGCGAGGAGGTCAGTGCCCACTCCCGGGTTGGGGGGCACATCCTCCCAAGCCGCCCTCCCGCCTCCCCACCTGGCTTGTGGGGGCCCACCTCACAGTCCAGTTTGATGTGCTTGGCAAACAGCGTGTGGGTCTCAGCCAGCGAGCAGCCCAGCCGGCCCGTGTGCGTGTCCAGCAGGTCCTGCACCGAGTACATCTCATCGTTCTCCACAAAGTGCTGCCGGTCCTGGAGCTGCAGGCGCAGGCAGCCATGTGAACCCGGAGCCACCAGGCTGGGGCCCTCGCCTGCCCAGAGCCGTCTTCCCGGCTTTATCTTGTCCACACATCTCACCACCCAATGCACTGCTTCCTACTCTTCCCGTCGGCCCAACCCGGACAGTGCACTCCTAGGTGAGGGCCAGTCCCGCCCGCCCGGCTCGCTGCTCCCCAGGACCCAGAACACCGTCGGCACACAGCAGGCACCCAGTGAGTGCTTGCAAACAAGTAAGCAGGTGAGCCTCAAAGCGTTCCGTGGTCAGCCCTCCCTGGGTCCATTCCGTGGAGGGTCCCATGAAGGCTGCAGGGCGGCCCACTCTCTCAGTGCTTCTCGTACTGACGGAAGCGGTGAGCGCTTTTGTGGGTAGCCCTGGTGTTCCCTGGGACAGTGTGGAGACCCTCTGCTGACAGCACAGCACACGCACGGTATCAAGCCTTCCCCTCACGATCCTGGTCTGTTTCCTGCCCTCCTGGAGgaccccttccccatcccacccctcctctACTCCGGGGGTGGGTGGACTGACCTGCAAGAGCAGGCGCGCTGCCATGGCCTCCCTGCAGGTGATGAAATATGGCTTCATGAGCAAGATATCCTGGCGCAGCTTCTGTGGACAAGAGGGGCAAGTGGGCATCTCTGGCCAGAGCAGGGGCTGTGCTGGGCATGTCTGCGTGGCCAGAGCgggtggggcagggctggctTTGTGGGAAGCTTTGTCACTTTAAACTCTGGGTCAGTAGAGGACCATAAGTGCATTCCAGCCGAGCTCAAGGTCAAGCCACAGCTTCCCTGCCAGGCAGGACCCTAAGCTTCCTTCATGCATAGTTGCTCCCCGCCCCACtccacatgtgcatacacacctCAGGAGCACCTGAGGTCGCATCCAGACTGCCCatttgaacccagatcccctCCTCAGCCCAGCAGCCCTGTGCCTCAGCTCCTCCTCAACAAGTCCCATTCCTCTCCGCACAGGCCCGAGGcacacccc of the Cervus canadensis isolate Bull #8, Minnesota chromosome 18, ASM1932006v1, whole genome shotgun sequence genome contains:
- the LOC122420358 gene encoding CENPB DNA-binding domain-containing protein 1; translation: MPGKRSLNAAVIRSAKRERKAITLDVKLEVLRRFEVGEKLSQIAKALGLAVSTVATIRDNKDKIKASSQIATPLRASRLTRYRSAVMETMERLLRVWLEDQSQRNVPLSVTIIQKKAKSLFDDLQREQGESSQTEKFTASKGWFVRFKERHCLPHFKMNISAPAKEDEYPEILKSIIQEEERAEPGFKSSKDRLMLLLGGNAAGDFKLKPLLVYHSENPKALKGYSKPNLPVIWRSSRKAWATRSIFHEWFTYFFCPAIEKYCAQNNLTNKALLILDKAPCHPVNLSDLSDNVRVEYLHDSTADSIQPMGQGVASAFRAHYLRRTFEHILEATDGEDTAEIREFWRNYSIVDAVDNIAVAWGELTPATMNSVWKKIWPECVQFQSASQTDGIAQLQQDIVILAKSVAVGEVGEADVDQLLQSHDEGLSNEELMQLEQEPAGEEEEGEEAAPALRQLTTRELSAAFSHFETGLQVLTSNSPDATWKLQVSRAINDAISCYRELYSEKERRSKQLS